From the genome of Muricauda sp. SCSIO 64092, one region includes:
- a CDS encoding patatin-like phospholipase family protein: MAKRILTLLIVLWAMGIYAQEQPKVGLVLSGGGAKGLAHIGALKVIDSLGIQIDYVGGTSMGAIVGGLYAAGYSGKELDSIFKSTDLTELIQDNVPRSAKTFYEKDDSERYALSLPFDDFKVSFPQGISGGQNIYNEFVRLLYHVKDVRDFNQLPIPFLCIATNIETGKPVLLDNGYLPEAIMASGTLPSLFEPSEVNGQILIDGGVVNNYPLDEVKNKGADIIIGVDVQDALAKREDLSSATEILVQINNYRTVNDMRKKVEKTDVYIKPDIQDFSVIDFPRRDEIIESGEMAALQMITPLKEIESKQPTDKFSPTIAKNVLDSLVINRLILSGNDNYTRGYIKGKLRLALGDKIPFEKLRQGMGNLSATGNFKAIRYKLISNGLGTDLVLDLRENPNTMYIKMGAHYDDLYKSAALINITKKNFFFRDDVASFDFILGDHLRYNFQYYLDKGFYWSFGVNSTFTDFDEEIDFDLIRNNFDVLDNPNIGSISLDVTDLTNQVYLQTVFREEFAFRVGLEHKLLRYSTRTLSNLTMDGGEAFLPSNEGRVFFEDSNYYNAYGRLTLDTYDDKYFPTKGLFFDGDFHWYLFSSDFNDNFRPFSISKAKLGVAFQPLRNVSLNIESEGGFKLGTSPVTSFDFVLGGFGNDLINNFIPFFGYEFLSLPGNSFVKTYARLDYQISSKSHLLFSANAANVADDLFRTGEWFTEPNYSGFGVGYGLESFMGPIQIYYSFSPQIDESTVFFSVGYWF; the protein is encoded by the coding sequence ATGGCAAAAAGAATACTGACACTACTGATCGTGCTATGGGCAATGGGCATTTACGCACAAGAACAACCAAAGGTCGGTCTTGTACTGAGTGGGGGTGGCGCCAAGGGATTGGCGCATATTGGAGCACTTAAGGTCATCGACAGCCTTGGTATCCAAATTGATTATGTGGGAGGGACCAGTATGGGTGCAATTGTTGGGGGACTGTATGCCGCAGGATATTCCGGAAAGGAACTCGATTCCATATTCAAATCAACGGACCTAACGGAACTGATCCAGGACAATGTACCCAGAAGTGCCAAAACCTTTTATGAAAAAGACGATTCCGAACGTTATGCGTTGAGCCTTCCCTTTGATGACTTCAAAGTTTCCTTTCCCCAGGGAATTTCAGGGGGACAGAACATTTACAACGAATTCGTTCGCTTGCTCTATCACGTTAAGGATGTTAGGGATTTTAACCAACTTCCCATCCCTTTTTTATGTATCGCCACCAATATAGAAACAGGAAAACCCGTTTTATTGGACAATGGTTACCTCCCAGAAGCCATTATGGCCAGTGGCACCCTTCCATCATTATTTGAACCTTCCGAGGTAAACGGCCAAATATTGATAGACGGCGGTGTGGTCAATAATTACCCATTGGATGAGGTCAAGAACAAAGGTGCGGACATCATTATTGGGGTTGATGTGCAAGATGCTTTGGCCAAAAGGGAGGATTTGTCCTCAGCTACTGAAATTCTTGTTCAGATCAACAATTATAGGACCGTAAACGATATGCGAAAAAAGGTTGAAAAAACAGACGTTTATATCAAACCTGACATTCAAGACTTTTCGGTCATTGACTTTCCCCGGAGGGATGAAATCATTGAAAGTGGGGAAATGGCCGCGCTGCAAATGATAACTCCCTTGAAGGAAATTGAAAGCAAACAGCCAACGGACAAATTCAGTCCCACCATCGCAAAAAACGTTCTGGACAGTCTGGTGATCAATCGGCTTATCCTTAGTGGGAATGACAACTATACCCGGGGGTATATCAAAGGAAAGCTCAGATTGGCATTGGGGGATAAAATCCCTTTTGAAAAATTAAGGCAGGGAATGGGAAACCTTTCGGCCACAGGCAATTTTAAGGCCATTCGATATAAATTAATATCCAATGGACTGGGAACCGATTTAGTGCTCGACCTACGGGAAAACCCCAACACCATGTATATTAAAATGGGCGCCCATTATGACGATCTCTACAAAAGCGCCGCACTGATAAACATTACCAAGAAAAATTTCTTTTTTCGGGACGATGTGGCCTCCTTTGACTTCATTTTAGGGGATCATTTACGGTATAATTTCCAATATTATTTGGACAAGGGCTTTTATTGGAGTTTTGGGGTCAATTCCACCTTCACCGATTTTGACGAGGAAATAGATTTTGACCTCATTCGAAATAATTTTGATGTCCTTGATAATCCCAATATAGGTTCCATAAGTCTGGATGTTACCGATCTTACCAACCAAGTATACCTGCAGACCGTGTTTCGCGAAGAGTTTGCCTTTAGGGTTGGATTGGAGCATAAATTGTTACGGTACAGTACCCGTACATTGAGCAATTTAACCATGGACGGTGGCGAAGCATTCCTTCCGTCCAACGAGGGCAGGGTATTTTTTGAGGACAGCAATTATTACAACGCTTATGGCAGGTTGACTTTGGATACCTATGACGATAAGTACTTCCCTACCAAAGGATTGTTTTTTGATGGAGACTTCCATTGGTATCTTTTCTCATCCGACTTTAACGATAATTTCCGGCCTTTTTCCATATCCAAAGCAAAACTTGGCGTTGCTTTTCAGCCACTCAGGAATGTATCCCTTAACATTGAGTCGGAAGGAGGTTTTAAGTTGGGCACTTCCCCGGTAACCTCATTTGACTTTGTCCTTGGCGGCTTCGGAAATGATCTTATCAATAATTTCATCCCCTTCTTTGGATATGAATTCCTGAGCCTGCCCGGCAATAGTTTCGTAAAGACCTATGCCCGGTTGGATTACCAAATATCTTCCAAGAGCCACTTACTGTTTTCCGCCAATGCCGCCAACGTAGCGGACGATCTATTCCGGACGGGGGAATGGTTTACCGAACCAAATTACTCCGGTTTTGGGGTAGGTTATGGATTGGAATCCTTTATGGGGCCCATTCAGATTTATTATTCCTTTTCACCCCAAATAGATGAATCCACCGTTTTTTTTAGTGTAGGGTATTGGTTTTAG
- the uvrC gene encoding excinuclease ABC subunit UvrC yields the protein MPKVPIDVQLSSLPNNPGVYQFYDTDGKVLYVGKAKNLKKRVSSYFTKNHEYGKTRVMVKKIAVIKHIVVATESDALLLENSLIKKHQPRYNVLLRDDKTYPWICIKNERFPRIFPTRKIIKDGSEYYGPYTSMRTVRTLLDLIKSVYPLRTCNYDLSHEKIESGKYKRCLEYHLGNCKAPCEGLQTAEDYHRQMDDIREIIKGNFKSSLTYFKHRMKGHAVAMEFEKAQRIKEKIEVLENYQVKSTIVNPKINDVDVFSIFSDETHAYVNFLQISHGSIIRSHSMEIKKKLDEENAELLRLAIIELRQRFASNSKMIFVPHLVELDKSIKVTVPKLGDKKKLVDLSLHNAKMFRQERFKQMKIVDPDRHTKRLMAQMKADLRLSEEPIHIECFDNSNMQGSNPVAACVVFRNGKPAKKEYRHFNIKTVDGPNDFASMEEVVFRRYKRLLNEAETLPQLIVIDGGKGQLSSALKSLEILGLRGKIAIIGIAKRLEEIYFPEDPIPLYLDKKSETLRIIQQLRNEAHRFGISFHRNKRSNAAINSELEGIEGIGQKTVEQLLKNFKSVARIKEASMETLAKSIGRSKAKKVYESFH from the coding sequence ATGCCCAAAGTACCCATAGACGTACAATTAAGCTCATTGCCCAATAATCCTGGTGTCTACCAGTTTTACGACACTGATGGGAAGGTCCTTTATGTGGGTAAGGCGAAGAACCTTAAAAAAAGGGTTTCTTCCTATTTCACCAAGAACCATGAATATGGAAAAACACGGGTGATGGTAAAAAAAATTGCCGTTATAAAACATATTGTGGTTGCGACGGAGTCGGATGCCCTTTTATTGGAGAACAGTCTTATAAAAAAACACCAGCCCAGATACAATGTCTTACTCCGTGATGACAAAACATATCCTTGGATATGTATTAAAAATGAACGGTTCCCAAGAATCTTCCCCACCAGGAAAATAATAAAGGACGGTTCGGAATACTATGGCCCCTATACCAGTATGCGTACGGTGAGGACCCTTCTGGATTTGATTAAAAGTGTCTATCCACTACGTACTTGTAACTATGACCTTTCCCATGAAAAAATAGAATCCGGTAAGTACAAACGCTGTTTGGAATACCATTTAGGTAACTGTAAGGCCCCCTGTGAAGGTTTACAGACCGCTGAGGATTACCATAGGCAAATGGATGATATCAGGGAAATCATTAAAGGGAATTTTAAAAGTTCACTGACCTATTTTAAGCACCGGATGAAAGGCCATGCCGTGGCCATGGAATTTGAAAAAGCGCAACGTATCAAGGAAAAGATTGAGGTCCTGGAGAATTATCAGGTAAAGTCCACTATTGTGAATCCAAAAATCAATGATGTGGATGTTTTCAGTATTTTTTCGGATGAAACCCACGCCTATGTCAACTTTCTCCAGATTTCCCATGGTTCCATCATACGCTCCCACTCCATGGAAATAAAGAAAAAACTTGATGAGGAAAATGCGGAATTACTTCGGTTGGCCATTATTGAACTACGTCAACGTTTTGCTTCGAATTCCAAAATGATCTTCGTCCCCCATCTGGTGGAACTCGACAAAAGCATTAAGGTCACCGTACCCAAATTGGGGGACAAAAAAAAGTTGGTGGATCTTTCGTTACATAACGCAAAAATGTTTAGACAGGAGCGTTTTAAGCAAATGAAAATTGTAGACCCCGATAGGCACACCAAGCGTTTAATGGCCCAAATGAAGGCTGATCTACGATTGTCCGAAGAACCCATTCACATTGAATGTTTTGATAATTCCAATATGCAGGGGAGCAACCCCGTGGCCGCCTGTGTCGTATTTAGAAATGGCAAACCGGCCAAAAAAGAGTACCGGCACTTCAACATTAAAACAGTGGATGGTCCCAATGACTTTGCTTCCATGGAAGAGGTGGTCTTTAGGCGTTACAAGCGGTTGTTGAACGAAGCGGAAACGCTTCCACAACTTATCGTTATTGATGGTGGTAAAGGCCAATTGTCCTCGGCCTTGAAAAGTTTGGAAATTCTTGGTCTACGAGGAAAAATTGCCATTATTGGCATTGCCAAGAGGCTCGAAGAGATTTATTTCCCGGAAGACCCCATTCCATTATATCTGGACAAGAAATCCGAAACCTTGAGAATAATACAGCAATTGCGCAACGAAGCGCACCGTTTTGGCATCTCTTTTCATAGGAACAAGAGGAGCAATGCCGCTATTAATTCGGAATTGGAAGGTATAGAGGGAATAGGGCAAAAAACCGTTGAACAACTGCTCAAAAATTTTAAGTCCGTGGCACGGATCAAAGAAGCATCAATGGAAACCTTGGCAAAATCCATTGGGAGGTCCAAAGCAAAAAAAGTGTATGAATCCTTTCATTGA
- a CDS encoding 5-formyltetrahydrofolate cyclo-ligase, which yields MHKKALRLDYRNKRNLLEPSIIDSSSLEIANQILHLPIWQYTFYHIFLSITKNKELDTQPLLSILQGKDKTIVVPKTYPNGILRNYLLLDNTVIESNGLGIPEPKEGIEISADKLDVVFVPLLAFDKNGHRVGYGGGYYDRFLKNCRNDLIKVGLSFFGPVEEITDSNTNDVRLTYCVTPNRIYEF from the coding sequence ATGCATAAAAAAGCGCTTAGGTTAGATTACCGAAACAAAAGAAACCTACTTGAACCAAGTATAATTGACAGTTCCAGTCTGGAGATAGCCAACCAGATACTCCACCTGCCTATTTGGCAATACACTTTTTACCACATTTTTCTATCCATTACAAAAAATAAGGAGTTGGACACCCAACCTTTGCTTTCCATACTCCAAGGGAAGGACAAGACCATTGTGGTTCCCAAAACATATCCCAATGGAATTCTTAGGAACTATTTATTGCTGGATAATACGGTTATCGAGAGCAATGGTTTGGGAATACCTGAACCAAAGGAGGGAATTGAGATTTCCGCAGATAAATTGGATGTTGTTTTTGTACCCTTGCTCGCCTTTGATAAGAACGGACACCGTGTAGGTTATGGTGGAGGTTATTATGATAGGTTTCTAAAGAATTGCCGTAATGACCTTATCAAAGTTGGGCTTTCCTTTTTTGGGCCCGTGGAAGAAATAACGGATAGCAACACCAATGATGTTAGGCTTACGTACTGTGTTACCCCCAATAGGATTTATGAATTCTGA
- a CDS encoding lipoprotein signal peptidase produces MNLRKSLLIIVVVLLIDQISKVYIKTNFVLGESIEVFSWFKILFIENEGAAWGTKLSDILPVSESTGKLFLTIFRLFAIAGIGYWLYDIIKKQSPNVLILAVSFIFAGAMGNIIDSVFYGTIFDHSNRQVATLFSDEPYGKLFYGKVVDMLYFPLIDTTWPEWVPKVGGSNFRFFEPIFNIADSAISVGVGILIVFNKKAFGKEKREIPQNS; encoded by the coding sequence ATGAACCTTAGAAAGTCCTTATTGATCATTGTGGTGGTTTTACTTATAGACCAAATCAGTAAAGTTTATATTAAAACCAACTTTGTTTTGGGTGAGTCCATTGAGGTGTTTTCATGGTTTAAAATCTTATTCATTGAAAATGAGGGTGCTGCCTGGGGGACAAAACTCAGTGATATTTTACCGGTGTCCGAGTCGACCGGCAAGCTATTTTTGACCATCTTCAGACTTTTTGCCATTGCAGGAATTGGGTATTGGTTGTACGACATCATAAAGAAGCAATCCCCCAATGTACTTATCCTGGCGGTGTCCTTCATCTTTGCCGGCGCCATGGGCAATATCATTGATTCGGTTTTCTACGGGACCATTTTCGATCACAGTAACCGTCAAGTAGCGACCCTTTTTTCGGATGAACCCTACGGAAAGCTTTTCTACGGGAAAGTGGTGGATATGTTATATTTTCCTTTAATAGATACCACTTGGCCGGAATGGGTCCCAAAAGTAGGGGGCTCAAATTTTCGCTTTTTTGAGCCCATTTTCAATATTGCGGATTCTGCCATAAGTGTTGGGGTCGGTATCCTGATTGTCTTTAATAAAAAGGCCTTTGGCAAAGAAAAAAGGGAAATTCCTCAGAATTCATAA
- a CDS encoding TraR/DksA family transcriptional regulator, whose protein sequence is MAQDTKVRYSDKDLAEFKELIEAKIEKAQKHLELLKSSYMNDGNNGTDDTAPTFKAFEEGSETMSKEANTQLAIRQEKFIRDLKNALLRIENKTYGICRVTGKLINKERLKLVPHATLSIEAKNMQK, encoded by the coding sequence ATGGCGCAGGATACAAAAGTGAGATATTCTGATAAGGATTTAGCAGAATTCAAAGAGCTCATAGAAGCCAAAATAGAAAAAGCACAAAAACACCTGGAACTGCTTAAAAGTTCCTATATGAACGATGGCAATAATGGTACGGATGATACTGCCCCTACCTTTAAAGCCTTTGAGGAAGGTTCCGAAACTATGAGCAAGGAAGCCAATACGCAGTTGGCCATACGGCAGGAAAAGTTTATTCGCGACTTAAAAAATGCCTTGCTTAGAATAGAAAACAAAACCTATGGCATATGCAGGGTAACCGGTAAGCTCATCAACAAAGAGCGTTTAAAACTGGTTCCGCATGCCACCTTGAGCATCGAAGCGAAAAACATGCAAAAGTAA
- the ileS gene encoding isoleucine--tRNA ligase — translation MKFAEYKGLDLPGIGNGIRSFWKENNIFEKSVTSREGKEGYVFYEGPPSANGMPGIHHVMARTIKDIFPRYKTMKGFQVKRKAGWDTHGLPIELGVEKELGITKEDIGKKISVEEYNEACRKAVMRYTDVWNEMTEMVGYWVDMDDPYITYKSKYMESVWWLLKQIYDKGLIYKGYTIQPYSPKAGTGLSSHELNQPGTYQDVTDTTVTAQFKAKKATLPDSLKDIDGEVYFLAWTTTPWTLPSNTALTVGPKIDYVLVKTFNQYTFEPMHVVLAKALVNKQFSGKYYETVEEGDFLNFKSGDKKIPFQIISKTKGADLLGIHYEQLIDYVQPYENPENAFRVIPGDFVTTEDGTGIVHTAPTFGADDALAARQANPPVPPMLVLDANNNPVPLVDLQGRFRPELREFGGKYVKNEYYDDGEAPEKSVDVEIAIKLKIENKAFKVEKYLHSYPNCWRTDKPILYYPLDSWFIKVTDIRERMFELNQSINWKPKSTGEGRFGNWLSNANDWNLSRSRYWGIPLPIWRTEDGKEEKIVGSVGELKNEMAKSVELGFMEKDIFADFVVGDMSEANYDTIDLHKNIVDQIVLASPSGKPMRRESDLIDVWFDSGSMPYAQWHYPFENNHLIDNGDAFPANFIAEGVDQTRGWFYTLHAIATMVFDSVAYKNVVSNGLVLDKEGKKMSKRLGNAVDPFEALPEHGADAIRWYMISNANPWDNLKFDMDGVMEVKRKFFGTLYNTYSFFSLYANIDGFTYSEKEIPLHDRPELDQWILSELNTLIQLVDGAYADYEPTKAARAISDFVQENLSNWYVRLSRRRFWKGDYQHDKVSAYQTLYTCLATTSKLMAPIAPFFGERLYLDLDKVTRKDGFESVHLSTFPSYNPNMVNQKLERRMQTAQKISSLVLSIRQKEKIKVRQPLKKVMVPILNQSQREEIEAVVDLIRSEVNVKEVELMEDASEILVKKIKPNFKVLGPKFGKEMKQIAAAVNQLEQSAIQKIEQEGKIMLQLENKSINLQLSDVEITSQDIEGWLVASSGPLTVALDVTIDDELKREGIARELVNRIQNLRKESGLEVTDKIDLKILKDGQVEKAIESNADYLKSETLTEVLNLEEQLDEGIEVAFDEVQTKLFIQKH, via the coding sequence ATGAAGTTTGCGGAATACAAAGGGTTGGACCTCCCCGGGATAGGAAATGGCATTCGCTCCTTTTGGAAGGAGAATAACATTTTTGAAAAAAGTGTTACCTCCAGGGAGGGCAAAGAAGGATATGTGTTTTATGAAGGGCCTCCTTCTGCAAACGGAATGCCGGGCATTCACCACGTAATGGCACGTACCATTAAAGATATCTTTCCCCGGTACAAAACCATGAAAGGTTTTCAGGTAAAACGCAAAGCGGGTTGGGATACCCATGGTCTACCCATTGAACTTGGTGTGGAAAAGGAGCTCGGTATTACCAAAGAGGACATTGGCAAAAAAATATCCGTTGAAGAGTACAACGAGGCTTGTAGAAAAGCGGTAATGCGGTACACCGATGTATGGAATGAAATGACCGAAATGGTAGGGTATTGGGTAGATATGGATGACCCATACATTACCTATAAATCCAAATATATGGAGTCCGTTTGGTGGCTCCTGAAACAGATTTATGACAAAGGGTTGATTTACAAAGGCTATACCATACAACCCTATTCCCCAAAAGCAGGTACGGGTTTAAGTTCACATGAACTGAACCAACCGGGTACGTACCAGGATGTTACGGATACTACCGTTACCGCACAGTTTAAGGCCAAGAAAGCTACGCTACCGGATTCCTTAAAAGATATTGATGGCGAGGTGTACTTTTTGGCATGGACAACCACCCCGTGGACATTGCCTTCAAATACGGCACTGACCGTTGGACCAAAAATTGATTATGTGCTGGTCAAAACCTTTAACCAGTACACATTTGAACCAATGCATGTGGTTTTGGCAAAAGCCCTGGTAAACAAACAATTTTCTGGAAAGTATTATGAAACTGTTGAGGAAGGCGATTTCTTAAATTTCAAATCTGGGGACAAGAAGATTCCATTTCAAATCATATCCAAGACCAAAGGGGCCGATTTATTGGGCATACACTACGAACAATTGATCGATTATGTCCAACCGTATGAAAATCCGGAAAATGCATTCCGTGTGATTCCCGGGGATTTTGTAACCACGGAAGATGGTACGGGTATTGTCCATACCGCTCCAACCTTTGGCGCGGACGATGCCCTTGCTGCCAGACAAGCAAACCCACCGGTGCCCCCAATGTTGGTTTTGGATGCCAACAATAATCCTGTACCATTGGTTGACCTTCAAGGTAGATTTCGGCCGGAGCTCAGGGAGTTTGGGGGCAAATACGTCAAAAATGAATATTATGACGATGGTGAAGCCCCTGAAAAGTCCGTGGATGTTGAAATTGCCATTAAACTAAAAATAGAGAACAAGGCCTTCAAAGTAGAAAAGTACCTACACAGCTATCCCAACTGTTGGCGTACGGACAAACCTATATTATACTATCCATTGGATTCCTGGTTCATTAAAGTGACCGACATCCGTGAACGGATGTTCGAACTTAACCAAAGCATTAACTGGAAGCCTAAGTCCACTGGTGAGGGCCGGTTTGGAAATTGGTTGTCCAATGCCAACGACTGGAACCTTTCCCGTTCCCGCTATTGGGGTATTCCCTTACCGATATGGAGAACCGAGGATGGTAAGGAAGAAAAAATCGTGGGTTCGGTTGGGGAGCTTAAAAATGAAATGGCCAAATCCGTGGAACTGGGTTTCATGGAAAAAGACATCTTTGCCGATTTTGTGGTGGGTGACATGAGTGAGGCCAATTACGATACCATAGACCTGCACAAGAATATTGTGGACCAAATTGTTTTGGCTTCCCCTTCCGGGAAGCCCATGAGAAGGGAATCTGATCTCATTGATGTTTGGTTCGATAGTGGTTCCATGCCCTATGCACAATGGCATTACCCATTTGAAAACAATCACCTTATCGATAATGGCGACGCCTTTCCGGCCAATTTCATAGCGGAAGGGGTGGACCAAACAAGAGGGTGGTTCTATACCTTGCATGCCATTGCCACAATGGTATTTGATTCCGTGGCCTATAAAAATGTAGTCTCCAATGGGTTGGTCTTGGACAAGGAGGGCAAAAAAATGTCCAAACGCCTGGGCAATGCGGTAGATCCTTTTGAGGCACTCCCGGAACATGGTGCAGATGCCATACGTTGGTATATGATTTCCAACGCCAATCCCTGGGATAACCTAAAATTTGACATGGATGGTGTTATGGAGGTAAAACGAAAGTTCTTCGGCACGCTTTACAATACCTATTCCTTCTTTTCCCTTTATGCGAATATTGATGGCTTTACCTATTCCGAAAAGGAAATCCCGCTACATGACAGGCCAGAATTAGATCAATGGATTCTATCGGAACTCAATACGCTCATCCAACTTGTGGACGGTGCCTATGCGGACTATGAACCTACAAAGGCCGCACGTGCCATTTCGGACTTTGTTCAGGAAAACCTATCCAATTGGTATGTGCGTTTGAGCAGAAGACGTTTTTGGAAGGGCGATTACCAGCATGATAAGGTTTCGGCCTATCAGACCTTATATACCTGCTTGGCAACAACTTCCAAATTAATGGCCCCCATTGCCCCTTTCTTTGGGGAGCGTTTATATCTGGATTTGGATAAGGTAACACGGAAAGATGGTTTTGAAAGTGTGCATTTGTCCACCTTCCCTTCTTATAACCCCAATATGGTGAACCAAAAGTTGGAACGAAGGATGCAGACCGCACAAAAGATATCCTCCTTGGTATTGTCCATAAGGCAAAAAGAGAAAATAAAGGTGAGGCAACCTTTAAAAAAGGTGATGGTCCCCATATTGAACCAATCCCAAAGGGAAGAAATCGAAGCAGTTGTAGATTTAATTCGTTCCGAAGTAAACGTGAAAGAAGTGGAACTTATGGAAGACGCTTCGGAAATCCTGGTAAAGAAAATTAAACCGAATTTCAAGGTTTTGGGACCAAAATTCGGTAAGGAAATGAAGCAAATTGCCGCCGCTGTCAATCAATTGGAACAGTCGGCCATCCAGAAAATTGAACAAGAAGGCAAAATAATGCTCCAACTGGAAAATAAAAGTATTAATTTACAGTTGTCCGATGTAGAGATTACCTCCCAGGATATTGAGGGGTGGCTGGTGGCCAGCTCTGGACCTTTGACCGTGGCTCTCGATGTAACCATTGATGATGAGCTAAAAAGAGAAGGTATTGCCAGGGAATTGGTGAACCGCATCCAAAATTTAAGAAAGGAATCCGGTTTGGAGGTGACGGACAAAATTGATCTGAAAATCTTAAAGGACGGACAGGTGGAAAAAGCTATTGAAAGCAATGCGGATTATCTGAAAAGTGAAACGCTTACCGAAGTCCTAAACCTTGAAGAGCAATTGGATGAAGGCATTGAAGTTGCCTTTGATGAAGTACAAACAAAATTATTCATTCAAAAACATTGA